The Deltaproteobacteria bacterium DNA window CGCAAGGCATCGAAGGGCCGCCGGGCGAGGAACCGGGGCTGGGCTTCCTGGAACACGAGACCATGCTCACCGGCGCCAAGACGCTCAGACAGGTCGCGGGAGTCGGCGCGACCGTGCACGCGTCCTTCACGGGCTACGAGATGCATGTCGGCAAGAGCACTGGCGGCGACGCCTCCCGGCCTTTCCTCGTACCCGAGGGCGAGGGACACGATCCCGGGCGCGTGTCCGCGGATGGAAGAGTCATGGGCTGCTACGTCCACGGGCTCCTGGCCGGCGACGCCTTCCGCCGCGAGTTCCTCCGTTCCCTGGGCGTTAACGGTGCATCCGGTCCGGCCTACGAAGCCGGCGTGGAAAAAGCCTTGGACGCTGTGGCCAACGCCTTCGAAGAGGCCCTCGACATCAACCGGCTGCTGGCGGCGGCCGAGTAGGCGAGGCCGCAACGACCTGCCGCCGGGCGGGTTCCCGCATAGCGGCGAAGCCTTACGCCGCTACGCGGAAGCGACCGGCACGCGGCTGACCGTAGATTTGACCGCTGAACGGCTGGACGGTTCAGCGTCGGCAACTCACGATACGGTTGCAGTGGCTCGTTCTGAACTAGCCAACTGACTCCGGGTAGTATTCCTTCACGGAGACGAGCATAGTCACAGTCGAGTCCGGGTACTTGAGGGTTCCTGCCGCTCTGCAATCCGAACGGAGGCACTCGCAATGACGAATTGGGACACGTGCCCGGCCGTGGAACGGAAGCCGGGAAAAGTCAGCGGCGCGTGGGTGTTTGCGGGAACACGGATTCCATTGTCCGCGCTGTACGAGAACCTCGCCGGTGGCGCCACGATCGACCAGTTCGTCGAGTGGTTCCCGGGCGTCAATGAGCAACAGGTCCGCGCGGTGCTCGAACACGAGGCGAAAGCGCTGAGAACGGCGGCAACGACTTGAAGCTGCTTTTCGACCAGGGAGACTCACAGCATCCCTCTCGTGCTACCGGTTTGGCATATTTCTTCTACAGGTGCGTGAGCAAGAGCCGCACGTCTTCCTCGGTCCGCAGCCTGACGGTCCATTCGCCCTTGCTGTTGCCGTCATGGGCGTCCGGCATCTTGGCCTAAATTGCCTTGAAATGCACAAATGGAGGCTGCGACCGGCCGCGCTCAGAGGTGGAGTTCCATGCCGACGCGTTTCCCGTGGACAACGAATACCAGTGCCAACTCCAGCTCGCCGTAGAGTTGCAACACTTCGGCAAGTTCGGTGTGCACGGCGTCCTATCTACCCGGTCGCCGGGCGCAGGCGAATGTCCTCGGCACCGACCAGGGCGATCGCGTAGCGGATACACGCATGGACATCCTCGACGGTCAGGTCCGGATAGTAGTCGCGAATGATCTGGTTGAAGGGGATGTCCTCGTCAACGAGTTCCAGGACATCCTGCACCGCAATGCGCGTGCCGGCGACGCATGGTTTACCGAAGTGAATTCTCGGATCAACGGCGATTCGGTCCATTTGATGCCTCCGTCCTTCTCCACCGCGATGGGTTGGCGGTCTCGCGGTCAAGCCGCTCGCAAAGCGCCTTGGTAA harbors:
- a CDS encoding DUF433 domain-containing protein — protein: MTNWDTCPAVERKPGKVSGAWVFAGTRIPLSALYENLAGGATIDQFVEWFPGVNEQQVRAVLEHEAKALRTAATT
- a CDS encoding DUF433 domain-containing protein, producing MDRIAVDPRIHFGKPCVAGTRIAVQDVLELVDEDIPFNQIIRDYYPDLTVEDVHACIRYAIALVGAEDIRLRPATG